One stretch of Cygnus olor isolate bCygOlo1 chromosome 1, bCygOlo1.pri.v2, whole genome shotgun sequence DNA includes these proteins:
- the FHIP1B gene encoding FTS and Hook-interacting protein isoform X1 — MAAWLCSWGRSPAVPCCTLARLPAGCKDWEERSRAEGPCCSSSPVLSRCSPTAQAGVTAAWSVGPCGLAAAPCPRSTAAQTSDLAQPAGCCTAACERPPATHRVPMERMSWLSKLNPRGAGHRTARSASLQSPVTADPETCLMVFKNHWSQVLRILERRGCKPAPDDLSAVRNNTYQMLNLLAEDRPRGEAAAGPILEFVVAENLLERLLCWHLQGDFTEERKVEQLKLYEMLISQARQPLLQHKPVLTPLLRLLSLCAEPASALLENSLVLLLNQLCVSVAKEPSILELFFHSHTDQGPANLIIFSLLIPFIHHEGVLGQQARDALLLIMAMSASNHAVAKSITDNSYFCPVLATGLSALYSSLPRKIEVRGDDWHFLRREDWIGVSSLVLFMNSLEFCNAVIQVAHPLVQKQLVDYVHNGFLVPVMGPALHKTSIEEMIASTAYLDLFLRSVSETALLKTFLRFVLLHRHDNATILDTLVGRINSNSRLCMVSLSLFRTLLSLNCEDVMLQLVLRYLLPCSHVMLSQKRAVRDLDIYGKTAAKFLSLIPRCCRPESLPPPEREEEHAAWSKGQGSPNVDASSVVTVPKPSTPSRLAFFMRQQSAGPEAAGAVPPRSPGTPCGSPGHRAGRWEEVSELDRNYLEYLRDARHSIDRCAWACRVWSAPYDGEEPSATGAAPTPDGSHPPGPEGCGAPRPPGPPTPRTKKRGLPEEGAREGPGGAPVPGEPCTGGPSPNAQDSGALVNGAHGLVEPGRPEGDVAVKKVRRSPQGEGLAQNGAAAPPSSRPQPAGWEPLPSVDSLLEELLAKAPAEPNGAGVSIEAFTEELREIEAEMKNGGVDALPSPKEPPCAPELPLSREEEEAYASFAALPEGELLAGPGEAAGRVLPRPLDPLAQLIASPPRAVGPPPSQPFTGPFVTALFGKLENMLHNSLYVNFLLTGLVAQLACYPQPLLRSFLLNTNMVFQPSVKSLLQVLGSVKNKIESFAASQEDFPTLLFKAKKYLIARGKLDWSDTPSVVPALRRSETLARSRKPSLGELILRHANSPTRARQAAQLALQQVRDGPVLQALAGATLFRGSAEKQSEALRVKNAVYCAVIFSEFLKELAAIAQAHAVTSPFLTEPPEE; from the exons ATGGCGGCGTGgctctgctcctggggcaggagTCCTGCCGTTCCCTGCTGCACGCTGGCACGCCTGCCTGCGGGGTGCAAGGACTGGGAAGAGCGGTCCCGGGCCGAGggtccctgctgctccagctcacCTGTGCTGAGCCGTTGCTCTCCCACAGCCCAGGCCGGGGTGACAGCAGCATGGAGTGTGGGACCCTGTGGGTTGGccgctgccccgtgcccccgcaGCACCGCCGCGCAGACGTCGGATCTGGCCCagcctgcagggtgctgcaccgCTGCCTGTGAGCGCCCCCCCGCCACGCACCGCGTCCCCATGGAGAGGATGAGCTGGCTCAGCAAGCTGAACCCCCGGGGGGCCGGGCACCGCACCGCCCGCAGCGCCAGCTTGCAGAGCCCCGTCACCGCTGACCCCGAGACCTGCCTCATGGTCTTCAAGAACCACTGGTCCCAG GTGCTGCGGATCCTGGAGCGGCGGGGCTGCAAGCCGGCCCCTGACGACCTCAGCGCTGTGCGCAACAACACCTACCAGATGCTGAACCTGTTGGCGGAGGACCGGCCGCGGGgtgaggcagctgcagggcccATCCTGGAGTTCGTGGTGGCAGAGAATCTCCTGGAGCGCCTGCTGTGCTGGCACCTGCAGGGGGACTTCACAGAGGAGCGCAAGGTGGAGCAGCTGAAGCTCTATGAGATGCTCATCAGCCAGGCccggcagcccctgctgcagcacaagccTGTGCTCACGCCCCTGCTACGGCTGCTCAGCCTCTGTGCTGAGCCTGCCTCGGCGCTGCTGGAGaacagcctggtgctgctgctcaaCCAGCTCTGTGTCTCTGTGGCCAAGGAGCCCTCCATCCTGGAGCTCTTCTTCCACAGCCACACGGACCAGGGCCCTGCCAACCTCATCATATTCTCTCTCCTCATCCCCTTCATCCACCACGAGGGCGTCCTGGGGCAGCAGGCCAGGGACGCGCTGTTGCTTATCATGGCCATGTCTGCCAGCAACCATGCCGTGGCCAAGTCCATCACCGACAACTCCTACTTCTGCCCG GTCCTGGCCACAGGCCTGAGCGCCCTGTACTCCTCTCTGCCTCGCAAGATTGAGGTGCGGGGGGATGACTGGCACTTCCTGCGCCGCGAGGACTGGATCGGCGTCTCCTCCCTCGTGCTCTTCATGAACTCGCTGGAGTTCTGCAACGCTGTCATCCAG gttGCCCACCCGCTGGTGCAGAAGCAGCTGGTGGACTACGTCCACAACGGGTTCCTGGTGCCCGTCATGGGGCCAGCGCTGCACAAG accTCCATCGAGGAGATGATCGCCAGCACGGCGTACCTGGACCTGTTCCTGCGCAGCGTCAGCGAGACGGCGCTGCTAAAAACCTTCCTGCgctttgtgctgctgcaccGTCACGACAACGCCACCATCCTCGACACCCTCGTGGGCCGCATCAACAGCAACTCGCGG CTCTGCATGGTCTCCCTGAGCCTCTTCCGGACACTGCTCAGCCTCAACTGTGAGGACGtgatgctgcagctggtgctcaG GtacctgctgccctgcagccacgTCATGCTGAGCCAGAAGCGGGCGGTCAGGGACCTGGACATCTACGGGAAGACGGCCGCCAAATTCCTGTCGCTCATCCCACGCTGCTGCCGCCCCGAGAGCCTGCCGCCGCCTGAGCGGGAGGAGGAGCATGCAGCCTGGTCCAAGG gccAGGGCAGCCCCAATGTGGACGCCTCCTCCGTGGTGACAGTGCCGAAGCCCTCCACGCCATCCCGCCTTGCCTTCTTCATGCGGCAGCAGAGCGCTGGCCCTGAGGCAGCTGGCGCCGTGCCGCCGCGCTCCCCCGGTACGCCGTGCGGCAGCCCCGGGCACCGGGCCGGCCGCTGGGAGGAGGTGTCGGAGCTGGACAGGAACTACCTGGAGTACCTGCGGGACGCGCGCCACAGCATCGACCGCTGCGCCTGGGCCTGCCGTGTCTGGTCGGCCCCCTACGACGGCGAGGAGCCGAGCGCCACTGGCGCAGCCCCCACACCCGATGGCAGCCACCCGCCTGGCCCAGAGGGCTGCGGCGCCCCACGCCCTCCGGGACCCCCCACCCCGCGGACTAAGAAGCGGGGCCTGCCTGAGGAGGGGGCAAGGGAGGGCCCTGGGGGGGCACCCGTCCCCGGTGAGCCCTGCACCGGGGGTCCCAGCCCCAACGCCCAGGACTCAGGAGCCCTGGTGAACGGGGCACATGGGTTGGTGGAGCCAGGGCGTCCTGAGGGGGACGTGGCAGTGAAGAAGGTGCGCAGGAGCCCCCAGGGTGAGGGGCTGGCGCAGAATGGGGCTGcggccccccccagctcccggcCGCAGCCCGCGGGCTGGGAGCCGCTGCCCTCCGTGGACtcgctgctggaggagctgctggccaaGGCGCCGGCCGAGCCCAACGGCGCAGGCGTCAGCATCGAGGCCTTCACGGAGGAGCTGCGGGAGATTGAGGCCGAGATGAAGAACGGTGGCGTGGacgccctgcccagccccaagGAGCCGCCCTGCGCTCCTGAGCTGCCCCTGTCCCGCGAAGAGGAGGAGGCCTATGCCAGCTTCGCCGCCCTGCCCGAGGGCGAGCTGCTGGCCGGGCcaggggaggctgcggggcgggTGCTGCCCCGGCCCCTGGACCCGCTGGCGCAGCTCATCGCCAGCCCTCCGCGTGCCGTGGGGCCgccccccagccagcccttCACAG GCCCCTTCGTGACGGCGCTGTTCGGCAAGCTGGAGAACATGCTGCACAACTCGCTGTACGTCAACTTCCTGCTGACCGGGCTGGTGGCCCAGCTGGCCTGCTACCCGCAGCCGCTGCTGCGCTCCTTCCTCCTCAACACCAACATGGTCTTCCAGCCCAGCGTCAAGTCCCTGCTGCAG GTCCTTGGCTCGGTGAAGAACAAGATCGAGAGCTTTGCTGCCAGCCAGGAGGACTTCCCCACGCTGCTCTTCAAAGCCAAGAAGTACCTGATTGCCCGGGGGAAGCTGGACTGGTCGGACACGCCGAGCGTGGTGCCAGCCCTGCGCCGCTCTGAGACGCTGG CCCGCAGCCGGAAGCCGTCGCTGGGCGAGCTGATCCTGCGGCACGCCAACAGCCCGACGCGGGCGCGCCAGGCGGCCcagctggcactgcagcaggtgCGGGACGGGCCGGTGCTGCAGGCGCTGGCGGGGGCGACGCTCTTCCGCGGTTCGGCCGAGAAGCAGAGCGAGGCGCTGCGGGTCAAGAACGCCGTCTACTGCGCCGTCATCTTCAGCGAGTTCCTGAAGGAGCTGGCGGCCATCGCCCAGGCCCACGCGGTCACATCCCCGTTCCTGACCGAGCCCCCCGAGGAGTGA
- the FHIP1B gene encoding FTS and Hook-interacting protein isoform X2, with product MERMSWLSKLNPRGAGHRTARSASLQSPVTADPETCLMVFKNHWSQVLRILERRGCKPAPDDLSAVRNNTYQMLNLLAEDRPRGEAAAGPILEFVVAENLLERLLCWHLQGDFTEERKVEQLKLYEMLISQARQPLLQHKPVLTPLLRLLSLCAEPASALLENSLVLLLNQLCVSVAKEPSILELFFHSHTDQGPANLIIFSLLIPFIHHEGVLGQQARDALLLIMAMSASNHAVAKSITDNSYFCPVLATGLSALYSSLPRKIEVRGDDWHFLRREDWIGVSSLVLFMNSLEFCNAVIQVAHPLVQKQLVDYVHNGFLVPVMGPALHKTSIEEMIASTAYLDLFLRSVSETALLKTFLRFVLLHRHDNATILDTLVGRINSNSRLCMVSLSLFRTLLSLNCEDVMLQLVLRYLLPCSHVMLSQKRAVRDLDIYGKTAAKFLSLIPRCCRPESLPPPEREEEHAAWSKGQGSPNVDASSVVTVPKPSTPSRLAFFMRQQSAGPEAAGAVPPRSPGTPCGSPGHRAGRWEEVSELDRNYLEYLRDARHSIDRCAWACRVWSAPYDGEEPSATGAAPTPDGSHPPGPEGCGAPRPPGPPTPRTKKRGLPEEGAREGPGGAPVPGEPCTGGPSPNAQDSGALVNGAHGLVEPGRPEGDVAVKKVRRSPQGEGLAQNGAAAPPSSRPQPAGWEPLPSVDSLLEELLAKAPAEPNGAGVSIEAFTEELREIEAEMKNGGVDALPSPKEPPCAPELPLSREEEEAYASFAALPEGELLAGPGEAAGRVLPRPLDPLAQLIASPPRAVGPPPSQPFTGPFVTALFGKLENMLHNSLYVNFLLTGLVAQLACYPQPLLRSFLLNTNMVFQPSVKSLLQVLGSVKNKIESFAASQEDFPTLLFKAKKYLIARGKLDWSDTPSVVPALRRSETLARSRKPSLGELILRHANSPTRARQAAQLALQQVRDGPVLQALAGATLFRGSAEKQSEALRVKNAVYCAVIFSEFLKELAAIAQAHAVTSPFLTEPPEE from the exons ATGGAGAGGATGAGCTGGCTCAGCAAGCTGAACCCCCGGGGGGCCGGGCACCGCACCGCCCGCAGCGCCAGCTTGCAGAGCCCCGTCACCGCTGACCCCGAGACCTGCCTCATGGTCTTCAAGAACCACTGGTCCCAG GTGCTGCGGATCCTGGAGCGGCGGGGCTGCAAGCCGGCCCCTGACGACCTCAGCGCTGTGCGCAACAACACCTACCAGATGCTGAACCTGTTGGCGGAGGACCGGCCGCGGGgtgaggcagctgcagggcccATCCTGGAGTTCGTGGTGGCAGAGAATCTCCTGGAGCGCCTGCTGTGCTGGCACCTGCAGGGGGACTTCACAGAGGAGCGCAAGGTGGAGCAGCTGAAGCTCTATGAGATGCTCATCAGCCAGGCccggcagcccctgctgcagcacaagccTGTGCTCACGCCCCTGCTACGGCTGCTCAGCCTCTGTGCTGAGCCTGCCTCGGCGCTGCTGGAGaacagcctggtgctgctgctcaaCCAGCTCTGTGTCTCTGTGGCCAAGGAGCCCTCCATCCTGGAGCTCTTCTTCCACAGCCACACGGACCAGGGCCCTGCCAACCTCATCATATTCTCTCTCCTCATCCCCTTCATCCACCACGAGGGCGTCCTGGGGCAGCAGGCCAGGGACGCGCTGTTGCTTATCATGGCCATGTCTGCCAGCAACCATGCCGTGGCCAAGTCCATCACCGACAACTCCTACTTCTGCCCG GTCCTGGCCACAGGCCTGAGCGCCCTGTACTCCTCTCTGCCTCGCAAGATTGAGGTGCGGGGGGATGACTGGCACTTCCTGCGCCGCGAGGACTGGATCGGCGTCTCCTCCCTCGTGCTCTTCATGAACTCGCTGGAGTTCTGCAACGCTGTCATCCAG gttGCCCACCCGCTGGTGCAGAAGCAGCTGGTGGACTACGTCCACAACGGGTTCCTGGTGCCCGTCATGGGGCCAGCGCTGCACAAG accTCCATCGAGGAGATGATCGCCAGCACGGCGTACCTGGACCTGTTCCTGCGCAGCGTCAGCGAGACGGCGCTGCTAAAAACCTTCCTGCgctttgtgctgctgcaccGTCACGACAACGCCACCATCCTCGACACCCTCGTGGGCCGCATCAACAGCAACTCGCGG CTCTGCATGGTCTCCCTGAGCCTCTTCCGGACACTGCTCAGCCTCAACTGTGAGGACGtgatgctgcagctggtgctcaG GtacctgctgccctgcagccacgTCATGCTGAGCCAGAAGCGGGCGGTCAGGGACCTGGACATCTACGGGAAGACGGCCGCCAAATTCCTGTCGCTCATCCCACGCTGCTGCCGCCCCGAGAGCCTGCCGCCGCCTGAGCGGGAGGAGGAGCATGCAGCCTGGTCCAAGG gccAGGGCAGCCCCAATGTGGACGCCTCCTCCGTGGTGACAGTGCCGAAGCCCTCCACGCCATCCCGCCTTGCCTTCTTCATGCGGCAGCAGAGCGCTGGCCCTGAGGCAGCTGGCGCCGTGCCGCCGCGCTCCCCCGGTACGCCGTGCGGCAGCCCCGGGCACCGGGCCGGCCGCTGGGAGGAGGTGTCGGAGCTGGACAGGAACTACCTGGAGTACCTGCGGGACGCGCGCCACAGCATCGACCGCTGCGCCTGGGCCTGCCGTGTCTGGTCGGCCCCCTACGACGGCGAGGAGCCGAGCGCCACTGGCGCAGCCCCCACACCCGATGGCAGCCACCCGCCTGGCCCAGAGGGCTGCGGCGCCCCACGCCCTCCGGGACCCCCCACCCCGCGGACTAAGAAGCGGGGCCTGCCTGAGGAGGGGGCAAGGGAGGGCCCTGGGGGGGCACCCGTCCCCGGTGAGCCCTGCACCGGGGGTCCCAGCCCCAACGCCCAGGACTCAGGAGCCCTGGTGAACGGGGCACATGGGTTGGTGGAGCCAGGGCGTCCTGAGGGGGACGTGGCAGTGAAGAAGGTGCGCAGGAGCCCCCAGGGTGAGGGGCTGGCGCAGAATGGGGCTGcggccccccccagctcccggcCGCAGCCCGCGGGCTGGGAGCCGCTGCCCTCCGTGGACtcgctgctggaggagctgctggccaaGGCGCCGGCCGAGCCCAACGGCGCAGGCGTCAGCATCGAGGCCTTCACGGAGGAGCTGCGGGAGATTGAGGCCGAGATGAAGAACGGTGGCGTGGacgccctgcccagccccaagGAGCCGCCCTGCGCTCCTGAGCTGCCCCTGTCCCGCGAAGAGGAGGAGGCCTATGCCAGCTTCGCCGCCCTGCCCGAGGGCGAGCTGCTGGCCGGGCcaggggaggctgcggggcgggTGCTGCCCCGGCCCCTGGACCCGCTGGCGCAGCTCATCGCCAGCCCTCCGCGTGCCGTGGGGCCgccccccagccagcccttCACAG GCCCCTTCGTGACGGCGCTGTTCGGCAAGCTGGAGAACATGCTGCACAACTCGCTGTACGTCAACTTCCTGCTGACCGGGCTGGTGGCCCAGCTGGCCTGCTACCCGCAGCCGCTGCTGCGCTCCTTCCTCCTCAACACCAACATGGTCTTCCAGCCCAGCGTCAAGTCCCTGCTGCAG GTCCTTGGCTCGGTGAAGAACAAGATCGAGAGCTTTGCTGCCAGCCAGGAGGACTTCCCCACGCTGCTCTTCAAAGCCAAGAAGTACCTGATTGCCCGGGGGAAGCTGGACTGGTCGGACACGCCGAGCGTGGTGCCAGCCCTGCGCCGCTCTGAGACGCTGG CCCGCAGCCGGAAGCCGTCGCTGGGCGAGCTGATCCTGCGGCACGCCAACAGCCCGACGCGGGCGCGCCAGGCGGCCcagctggcactgcagcaggtgCGGGACGGGCCGGTGCTGCAGGCGCTGGCGGGGGCGACGCTCTTCCGCGGTTCGGCCGAGAAGCAGAGCGAGGCGCTGCGGGTCAAGAACGCCGTCTACTGCGCCGTCATCTTCAGCGAGTTCCTGAAGGAGCTGGCGGCCATCGCCCAGGCCCACGCGGTCACATCCCCGTTCCTGACCGAGCCCCCCGAGGAGTGA